From one Triticum aestivum cultivar Chinese Spring chromosome 4B, IWGSC CS RefSeq v2.1, whole genome shotgun sequence genomic stretch:
- the LOC123093083 gene encoding adenylyl-sulfate kinase 3 — protein MSSLSIPPPLLRPSHSPSPAAAAAANWRKRAVPARVRVRARAPVAALAGDGGCAGTGMEQHLQASASGSPVREKPVMSNIGKSTNILWHDCPIGQPERQKLLGQKGCVIWITGLSGSGKSTVACALSRELHYRGHHTYVLDGDNLRHGLNRDLSFKAEDRTENIRRVGEVAKLFADAGTICIASLISPYRRDRDACRALLPDSRFIEVFMDLPLELCEARDPKGLYKLARTGKIKGFTGVDDPYESPVNSEIVIKMEGGECPSPKAMAQQVLSYLEKNGYLQA, from the exons ATGTCCTCGCTCTCGATCCCGCCTCCGCTCCTGCGGCCCTCGCACTCCCCATctccggcggcagcggcagcggcgaatTGGAGGAAGCGCGCGGTGCCGGCGCGcgtgcgcgtgcgcgcgcgcgctcCGGTGGCGGCACTGGCCGGCGACGGCGGGTGCGCGGGGACCGGGATGGAGCAGCATCTCCAGGCGAGCGCCTCCGGCAGCCCAG TGCGAGAGAAGCCTGTCATGTCAAACATTGGGAAATCCACTAATATTCTATGGCATGACTGCCCAATTGGACAACCTGAGCGACAGAAATTGCTGGGGCAGAAAGGATGTGTCATATGGATCACAGGACTCAGCGGTTCAG GGAAAAGTACCGTTGCCTGTGCACTGAGTCGGGAATTACACTACAGAGGCCACCACACGTATGTTCTTGATGGTGACAACCTCAGACATGGCCTCAATCGAGATTTAAGCTTCAAGGCAGAAGACCGTACAGAAAATATACGAAGAGTTG GAGAAGTGGCAAAGCTTTTTGCAGATGCTGGTACCATATGCATTGCTAGTTTGATATCTCCATACAGGAGAGACCGTGATGCATGCCGAGCTCTACTTCCAGATTCTAGATTTATTGAA GTATTTATGGATTTGCCACTAGAATTATGTGAAGCTCGTGATCCTAAAGGGTTATACAAGCTTGCACGCACAGGAAAGATTAAAG GGTTCACCGGAGTTGATGATCCATACGAATCACCAGTGAATAGTGAG ATAGTAATTAAGATGGAAGGTGGGGAATGCCCTTCACCGAAAGCAATGGCCCAGCAAGTTCTGTCCTACCTTGAGAAGAACGGATATCTGCAGGCTTAG
- the LOC123093084 gene encoding mitochondrial outer membrane protein porin 5, with protein sequence MAMKGPGLFTDIGKKAKDLLTRDYTYDQKLSVSTVSSSGVAVTSTAVKKGGLYSLDVASAYKYKNNLVDVKVDTESNISTTLTVLDVLPSTKLVTSVKFPDYNAGKVEVQYFHDHATFAAAVGMKPSPVVDFSLVVGPKGLAFGGEAGFDTSSGKFTKYTGGFSVTKPDFHASAILADKGDTIKVSGVYHLDEKQKASAVAEFTRKLSTNENTLTVGGLYTVDPQTAVKARLNNTGKLAALLQHEVKPKSLLTISGEFDTKALDRAPKFGLSLALKP encoded by the exons atggccatgAAGGGAcccggcctcttcaccgacatcggcaagaaggccaagg ATCTGCTCACCAGGGACTACACCTACGACCAGAAGCTCTCCGTCTCCACCGTCAGCTCCTCCGGAGTG GCCGTCACTTCCACAGCTGTGAAGAAAGGAGGGCTTTATTCTCTTGATGTAGCATCAGCTTACAAGTATAAGAATAATCTTGTTGATGTTAAAGTGGATACAGAATCAAAT ATCTCTACTACCTTGACTGTCTTGGATGTCCTGCCATCCACAAAGCTTGTGACATCTGTCAAGTTTCCTGATTACAATGCTGGAAAG GTGGAGGTGCAATACTTCCACGACCATGCAACTTTTGCTGCCGCTGTTGGCATGAAGCCCTCTCCTGTGGTCGATTTTTCTTTGGTAGTAGGCCCTAAAGGACTTGCCTTCGGTGGGGAAGCTGGGTTTGACACTTCTTCAGGAAAGTTTACCAAGTACACTGGTGGTTTCAGTGTAACCAAGCCTGACTTCCATGCTTCAGCTATTCT GGCCGACAAAGGTGACACCATCAAAGTGTCAGGTGTGTATCACCTTGATGAGAAGCAGAAGGCTTCAGCCGTGGCTGAATTTACCCGGAAGCTCTCAACAAACGAAAACACGCTGACAGTTGGTGGCCTGTACACGGTCGACCCTCAGACAGCTGTGAAGGCAAGGCTCAACAACACTGGAAAGCTTGCTGCCCTCCTCCAGCACGAGGTTAAACCAAAGTCACTCTTGACGATATCTGGTGAGTTCGACACCAAGGCCTTGGACAGGGCACCCAAGTTTGGGCTGTCACTCGCACTCAAGCCTTGA
- the LOC123093085 gene encoding dual-specificity RNA methyltransferase RlmN, with translation MASSSSSPPARRSVFDAAYIRAEFDAAGISPTFIPTIWKYVLQNPRCSDLDGVPSLSAAAYALLRNKFRPTTSTLTAAAESKDRTTTKLLIRLQNGESVEAVIMRYDSRLGKYDGKTRPGGVRSTLCVSSQVGCKMGCRFCATGTMGFKSNLSSGEIVEQLVHATRYSQIRNIVFMGMGEPLNNYTALVEAIQVLTGFPFQISPKRVTVSTVGIIHSINKFNNDLPNINLAVSLHAPDQDIRCHIMPAARAFPLAKLMNALQSYQNASKQTIFIEYIMLDGVNDQEEHAHKLGKLLENFKAVVNLIPFNPIGSASTFKTSSDQSIKKFQKVLRGIYSIRTTVRQEMGQDIAGACGQLVVSLPDERSAGGATLLSDIEDLRI, from the exons AtggcgtcgtcgtcctcgtcgccgCCGGCGCGCCGCTCCGTGTTCGACGCCGCCTACATCCGCGCGGAGTTCGACGCCGCCGGCATCTCCCCCACCTTCATCCCTACCATCTGGAA GTACGTGCTGCAGAACCCTAGGTGCAGCGACCTCGACGGCGTCCCGTCGCTCTCGGCGGCCGCGTACGCGCTCCTGCGGAACAAGTTCCGGCCGACCACCTCgaccctcaccgccgccgccgaatcCAAGGACCGCACCACCACCAAGCTGCTCATCCGCCTCCAG AATGGAGAATCTGTAGAAGCAGTGATCATGCGGTATGATTCACGACTGGGGAAGTATGATGGGAAGACACGCCCTGGAGGAGTGCGTTCAACCCTGTGTGTATCGTCACAG GTTGGGTGCAAGATGGGCTGTAGATTCTGTGCTACCGGAACAATGGGATTCAAAAGCAACCTTTCCTCTGGAGAAATTGTTGAGCAGCTGGTCCATGCAACCCGTTATTCTCAAATTCGAAACATTGTTTTCATG GGAATGGGGGAGCCATTAAACAACTATACTGCTTTGGTTGAAGCAATCCAAGTCTTGACAGGATTTCCCTTTCAGATTTCACCCAAGAGAGTTACTGTATCTACT GTTGGGATTATCCATTCGATCAACAAGTTCAACAATGATCTTCCAAATATAAATTTAGCTGTGTCATTGCATGCTCCTGACCAAGACATACGTTGTCATATAATGCCTGCTGCACGGGCCTTTCCTTTAGCAAAGCTAATGAATGCATTACAATCGTATCAAAACGCGAG CAAGCAGACAATCTTCATTGAGTATATTATGCTTGACGGAGTGAACGATCAGGAGGAGCATGCCCACAAGCTTGGCAAACTACTTGAAAATTTTAAAGCG GTTGTTAACCTGATACCATTCAATCCAATTGGCTCAGCAAGCACTTTCAAGACAAGCAGTGACCAGAGCATCAAGAAGTTTCAGAAGGTCCTGAGAGGCATCTACAGCATCAGAACCACCGTTCGCCAGGAGATGGGTCAAGACATAGCCGGTGCTTGTGGGCAGTTGGTGGTTAGCCTGCCCGACGAAAGATCGGCAGGCGGGGCCACCCTTCTGTCAGATATCGAAGATCTCAGGATCTGA
- the LOC123093086 gene encoding splicing factor U2af large subunit A-like, translating to MTTTETATAATAREPREASRREGRDSHGRRPHSSSRSRRDDPSPRRRRDDRRHDSDRSQHRRRAEEGAGDEGDRDERRNRHLQDAKERSDGPDPGHGDGKTQPSDAKEDHHARHERSPRGTKRFSETREAWRPRSSFFQHDERERAGQGGRRYGRQDYGRQRDQNEHLDDRDRHKYEGHGLQEKFGQPQQHSDVDSTWKHDGFFKLQEDAPVAKRRSGFKEMRMPLEGQESAPAVTEPNSRSRIPDQPGWTSGMGEERRNYHSREFIRPDDRDTRRGFSDYRSAGQRNGYDPRGRFAGRGGRGRDRFDCQYGGRSNMHEDAGDHQTEKWKHDLYDETNSTPAPMTEEEQIAKVEALLAL from the exons atgacgacgacggagacggcgacggcggcgacggcgagggagcCGCGCGAGGCGTCCCGGCGGGAGGGCCGCGACTCGCACGGCAGGCGCCCGCACTCCTCGTCCAGGTCGCGCCGGGACGACCCGAG CCCGAGGAGGCGGAGAGACGACAGGAGGCATGACTCCGACAGGAGCCAGCACAGGCGTCGGGCCGAGGAGGGCGCCGGTGATGAGGGCGACCGTGATGAGAGGAGGAACAGGCACTTGCAGGACGCGAAGGAGCGGAGCGATGGTCCTGATCCAGGGCACGGGGATGGGAAGACGCAGCCAAGCGATGCTAAAGAGGACCATCACGCGAGGCACGAGAGGTCTCCCAGGGGAACCAAGCGGTTCTCCGAGACGAGAGAGGCCTGGCGGCCTAGATCTTCGTTCTTTCAG CATGATGAGCGTGAACGTGCTGGGCAAGGTGGTCGACGCTATGGTCGCCAAG AttatggaagacaaagggatcaAAATGAGCATCTCGATGATAGAGATAGACACAAGTATGAGGGACATGGTTTGCAGGAAAAGTTTGGGCAGCCTCAACAACACAGTGATGTTGATTCTACATGGAAGCACGATGGGTTTTTCAAGTTGCAGGAAGACGCTCCGGTTGCCAAAAGGAGGTCAGGATTTAAGGAGATGAGAATGCCACTGGAGGGGCAAGAATCAGCTCCTGCTGTTACAGAACCGAATTCAAGATCACGTATACCTGATCAACCTGGGTGGACCTCTGGAATGGGAGAAGAAAGGAGAAACTACCATTCACGGGAATTCATAAGGCCTGATGATCGAGATACCAGGAGGGGATTTTCTGATTACCGGAGTGCTGGTCAGAGAAATGGCTATGATCCAAGAGGGCGTTTTGCTGGCAGAGGGGGAAGGGGCAGAGACAGGTTTGACTGCCAGTATGGTGGAAGAAGCAACATGCACGAGGATGCCGGTGATCATCAGACAGAGAAATGGAAGCATGACCTTTATGATGAGACGAACAGTACCCCAGCTCCGATGACTGAAGAAGAGCAGATTGCAAAAGTCGAAGCACTGTTGGCGCTGTAG